A stretch of the Thunnus thynnus chromosome 7, fThuThy2.1, whole genome shotgun sequence genome encodes the following:
- the LOC137186747 gene encoding extracellular calcium-sensing receptor-like: MKCTGFDLRAFRWTQVMIFAIEEINKDPALLPNISLGYRILNSCASPTNTLRAALTLSSRPEETDSTSPCPPVISALIAEAGSSQSLALAGMLGPFQMPIVSYFATCACLSNRAKYPTFFRTIPSDYFQAKALAALVKRFGWQWIGAIHSDNDYGRNGILAFTEEVKKLGVCVAFVGTILRTYSMDKILDVVELIKQSTVKVILAFVPEGDFYPLMKEVVKQNITGIQWIGSEAWITASRPSTSEIYQAFGGALGFVVKKMAIPNLKPFLTGISPYTDPRAAFVRDFWENIVGCRPALPGEHTGSEATNEICTGNETLMNSQDVFFNVTQLRVSYNVYKAGYAIAHALHQLVFCQPVGEKTVSPCLNISEIQPKKVTDHLQRVNFRNQFGDNVFFDENGDPPASYDVINWQLRDGQVQHVTLGHFSSAANGDYELSIQEEEIVWRTGKMVPTSVCSNVCPIGTRKAEIKGKPTCCFDCIPCADGTIANSTGAADCTPCPQEYWSNDRKDKCIPKTIEFLTYYEPMGIALTVVSLLGATLSLATMTIFIHSRDTPVIKASNSELSCFLLFSLFLCFLCPLTFIGRPTIWTCMLRHTAFGVTFALCISCVLGKTIVVVTAFKATVPGSKVAGKFGPSQQRIIVCSCTLIQIVICVLWLKLNPPFPDMVFRYSNKKIVLECNTGSEAAFYAVLGYIGLLAIICLILAFLARKLPDNFNEAKFITFSMLIFCAVWITFIPAYVSSPGKFTVAVEIFAILSSAYGLLICIFAPKCYIILIKPERNTKKHVMGKNQNK; this comes from the exons ATGAAGTGCACAGG ATTTGACCTGCGAGCCTTTCGATGGACCCAAGTGATGATATTTGCAATTGAAGAAATCAACAAAGATCCTGCTCTCCTGCCAAACATATCACTTGGCTATAGGATTCTTAACTCTTGTGCATCTCCCACAAATACTTTACGTGCTGCACTAACTCTGTCTAGTAGACCAGAAGAGACAGACTCAACTTCTCCTTGTCCTCCAGTAATATCTGCCCTCATAGCTGAGGCCGGATCATCTCAATCTTTAGCTTTGGCTGGAATGCTTGGACCATTTCAAATGCCAATA gtAAGTTACTTTGCAACATGTGCCTGTCTGAGTAACAGAGCTAAATATCCTACTTTTTTTCGAACAATCCCCAGCGACTATTTCCAGGCAAAAGCTCTGGCTGCACTGGTTAAACGTTTTGGCTGGCAGTGGATTGGAGCCATACATTCAGACAATGACTATGGGCGGAATGGGATCCTGGCTTTTACCGAAGAGGTTAAAAAGCTTGGGgtttgtgttgcatttgttgGGACAATTCTACGGACATACTCTATGGATAAAATACTGGATGTTGTGGAACTGATTAAGCAGTCAACTGTCAAAGTCATTCTTGCTTTTGTTCCTGAGGGTGACTTTTATCCTTTGATGAAAGAGGTTGTGAAACAGAACATTACAGGAATTCAGTGGATTGGCAGCGAGGCCTGGATAACAGCTTCTCGACCCTCCACCTCAGAAATCTACCAAGCTTTTGGAGGAGCCCTTGGATTCGTGGTGAAGAAAATGGCTATTCCAAACCTAAAACCATTCCTTACAGGCATAAGCCCTTATACTGATCCACGTGCAGCATTTGTGAGGGATTTCTGGGAGAATATAGTGGGCTGTAGACCTGCTTTACCTGGGGAACACACAGGTTCTGAggcaacaaatgaaatatgcacAGGCAATGAGACATTAATGAATTCCCAGGATGTGTTCTTCAATGTCACACAGCTCAGAGTTTCTTATAATGTGTATAAAGCAGGTTATGCAATTGCACATGCTCTTCACCAACTTGTATTTTGCCAACCAGTTGGAGAAAAAACAGTGAGCCCATGTTTGAACATATCAGAAATTCAGCCCAAAAAG GTCACTGATCACCTACAAAGGGTGAATTTTCGGAATCAGTTTGGGGATAATGTGTTCTTTGATGAGAACGGCGACCCTCCTGCTTCTTATGATGTTATTAACTGGCAGCTGAGAGATGGGCAGGTGCAACATGTGACTTTGGGtcatttttcctctgctgctaaCGGTGATTATGAGCTCAGCATCCAGGAGGAAGAGATAGTGTGGAGAACTGGAAAAATG gTTCCAACATCAGTGTGCTCTAATGTTTGTCCAATAGGAACCAGGAAAGCTGAAATTAAGGGAAAACCCACCTGCTGTTTTGACTGCATCCCGTGTGCTGACGGAACTATAGCCAATTCAACAG GCGCAGCAGATTGCACACCCTGTCCACAGGAATACTGGTCCAATGACAGGAAAGACAAGTGCATTCCTAAAACTATTGAGTTCCTGACATATTATGAACCGATGGGAATAGCTCTCACAGTTGTGTCCCTGCTAGGAGCCACTCTGTCACTGGCCACAATGACCATCTTTATCCACTCCAGAGACACCCCTGTGATAAAGGCCAGCAACTCTGAGCtgagctgttttttgttgttttctctttttttgtgttttctctgtccCCTCACTTTCATCGGCAGACCCACGATCTGGACTTGCATGCTGCGCCACACAGCTTTTGGAGTGACATTTGCACTCTGTATTTCCTGTGTCTTGGGAAAGACTATTGTTGTCGTTACAGCTTTCAAAGCCACGGTTCCTGGCAGCAAAGTTGCAGGAAAGTTTGGTCCTTCACAGCAACGGATCATAGTTTGCTCATGCACTTTAATTCAGATAGTAATATGTGTGTTGTGGCTAAAGTTAAACCCACCTTTCCCAGACATGGTTTTCAGATACAGCAATAAGAAGATTGTTTTAGAGTGCAACACTGGCTCTGAGGCTGCTTTCTATGCAGTGCTGGGGTACATAGGGCTTCTTGCAATAATATGTTTGATCCTGGCATTTCTTGCAAGAAAGTTGCCTGATAACTTTAATGAAGCCAAATTTATCACCTTTAGCATGCTGATATTCTGTGCTGTCTGGATCACCTTTATCCCAGCATATGTCAGCTCTCCTGGAAAGTTCACTGTAGCTGTGGAGATATTTGCAATTTTGTCCTCAGCATATGGtttattaatttgcatttttgcacCTAAATGTTACATAATATTGATAAAGCCAGAGAGAAATACCAAGAAGCATGTTATGGGAAAAAATCAGAACAAATGA